In one window of Candidatus Kinetoplastibacterium blastocrithidii (ex Strigomonas culicis) DNA:
- the pepN gene encoding aminopeptidase N: MNNNRSFNTINLKDYKPYPYFIKHIDLQFDLSIKVTKVTNKMYVERKSDFADCTDIILYGEGIKLLNISINNIDIDDSQYSIKGNALIIKEIPSKSFIEITNECFPDKNFSMMGLYLSNDNFFTQCEPEGFRRITWFADRPDVMSKYTVTLKADKKYSTLLSNGNLKYKKSIDCNRTEAKWIDPFPKPSYLFALVVGNFNIRETEIKTISNRNVNLQIYSEEPIYYTEWAMQSLINAIKWDEKKYNLELDLDRFMLVAVRDFNMGAMENKGLNIFNSSCIISSYETSTDSDYKNIEAIVAHEYFHNWTGNRVTCRDWFQLSLKEGLTVFREQEFVSDMISENLNGDISNSARAIKRIEDVVYLRSNQFPEDSGPMAHPVRPEQYKEISNFYTSTIYEKGAEIIRMQCGLLGSEKFSLAINKYFQLYDGHAVTCDDFINIVESIYCGKNRNDYFKKFKNWYTQAGTPTVVVEIDYDHKTKSCSINLSQYCDKVGIEKEENKEKEPFFIPFSIALFDKNGNAYKVISDEENLSIINETITLEFFQEKQKWIFKEITDFPILSLLRNFSAPVKVKYKYHDNDLEVLSLHDNDYFAKWEAVQELAMTQILNILDQMHLGLDLQINNNFISVYNEILINKNLYCGYKAKILTIPNEKMISERLQVINPCYIAMAHDFLISKIGEQLLPLWINTFVENQDYDESYSIDLYHKRMLKNLAIKYIMASGTSNMCDIFEEDFYRSKNMTNCIALLSSIVNFGNFNISNKALSFFYNKWHKNHIVMDKWFSIQASSRKKNLNDIKELMNNKYFTFKNPNRVRSLIFQFCASNSRGMHNNDGSGYDFWAEQVITLDCLNQELSSSLVRILDNWSRLIPTLKNKALNSFLKIYNRNDISRNVFEIVEKSLTIK, from the coding sequence ATGAATAACAATAGATCATTTAATACAATCAATTTGAAAGATTATAAACCATACCCATATTTTATAAAACATATAGATTTACAGTTTGATCTTAGTATTAAAGTTACTAAAGTTACAAACAAGATGTATGTAGAGCGCAAATCAGATTTTGCCGATTGCACTGATATAATCTTATATGGAGAAGGAATAAAACTGTTAAATATATCAATTAATAATATTGATATTGATGATAGTCAATACTCTATTAAAGGAAATGCATTAATAATTAAAGAAATACCAAGTAAATCATTTATTGAAATTACTAATGAGTGTTTTCCTGATAAAAATTTTTCAATGATGGGATTATACTTATCGAACGATAATTTCTTTACTCAGTGTGAACCAGAGGGCTTCCGTAGAATAACTTGGTTTGCTGATCGACCAGATGTGATGTCAAAGTATACAGTTACATTAAAAGCTGATAAAAAATACTCGACATTACTATCAAATGGCAATTTAAAATATAAGAAAAGTATTGATTGTAATAGGACTGAGGCTAAATGGATAGATCCATTTCCTAAGCCTAGCTACTTGTTTGCATTAGTAGTTGGTAATTTTAATATCAGAGAAACTGAGATTAAAACTATTAGTAACCGAAATGTTAACTTGCAGATATATAGTGAAGAACCAATTTACTACACAGAATGGGCTATGCAATCACTAATAAATGCTATTAAATGGGATGAGAAAAAATACAATCTTGAACTAGATCTTGATAGATTCATGTTAGTGGCTGTTCGTGATTTTAATATGGGAGCGATGGAAAATAAGGGATTAAATATATTTAATTCTTCTTGTATTATTTCAAGTTATGAAACATCAACAGATTCTGATTATAAAAATATAGAAGCAATTGTTGCTCATGAATATTTTCATAACTGGACTGGAAATAGAGTTACTTGTAGAGATTGGTTTCAACTTAGTCTTAAGGAGGGATTGACTGTATTTAGGGAGCAAGAGTTTGTTTCTGACATGATATCTGAAAATTTAAATGGTGATATTTCTAATAGCGCTCGCGCTATAAAACGTATAGAAGATGTCGTGTATTTGAGATCAAATCAGTTTCCTGAAGATTCAGGCCCGATGGCTCACCCTGTTCGCCCAGAACAATATAAAGAAATTAGTAATTTTTATACTTCAACTATATATGAAAAAGGAGCTGAGATAATAAGGATGCAATGTGGCCTGTTGGGTTCTGAAAAATTTAGTTTAGCAATAAATAAATATTTCCAGTTATATGATGGTCATGCAGTGACATGTGATGATTTTATCAATATAGTAGAATCAATATATTGCGGAAAGAACCGTAATGATTATTTTAAAAAATTTAAGAATTGGTATACTCAGGCAGGAACACCTACTGTAGTGGTAGAAATAGATTACGATCACAAAACAAAATCTTGTTCAATAAATTTATCTCAATATTGCGATAAGGTAGGAATTGAAAAAGAAGAAAATAAAGAAAAGGAACCATTTTTTATACCATTTTCTATTGCTTTATTCGATAAAAATGGTAATGCATATAAGGTTATTTCTGATGAAGAAAATTTATCTATAATAAATGAAACTATCACTTTAGAATTTTTTCAAGAAAAACAAAAATGGATTTTTAAAGAAATAACTGATTTCCCTATTCTATCGCTGCTAAGGAATTTCTCAGCACCCGTAAAAGTAAAATATAAATATCATGATAATGATCTTGAGGTTTTATCCTTGCACGATAATGATTATTTTGCAAAATGGGAAGCTGTTCAAGAATTAGCTATGACTCAGATATTAAATATATTAGATCAGATGCATTTGGGATTAGATTTACAAATTAATAATAACTTTATCAGTGTATATAATGAAATTTTAATTAATAAAAATTTATATTGTGGATATAAAGCAAAAATCTTAACAATTCCAAATGAAAAAATGATTTCGGAACGTTTACAGGTAATTAATCCGTGCTATATAGCTATGGCTCATGATTTCCTAATTAGTAAAATAGGTGAACAACTTCTGCCCCTCTGGATAAACACATTTGTAGAGAACCAAGATTATGATGAATCATATTCTATAGATTTATATCACAAGAGAATGTTAAAAAATTTAGCTATAAAATATATAATGGCTAGTGGAACATCGAATATGTGTGATATTTTTGAAGAAGATTTTTATAGATCTAAAAATATGACGAACTGTATTGCATTGTTATCTAGTATTGTAAATTTTGGAAATTTTAATATTTCTAATAAGGCTTTATCTTTTTTTTATAATAAATGGCATAAAAATCACATTGTAATGGATAAATGGTTTTCAATTCAGGCATCATCTAGAAAAAAGAACTTGAATGATATTAAAGAACTCATGAATAATAAATATTTCACATTTAAGAATCCAAATAGAGTTCGTTCTTTAATATTTCAATTTTGCGCAAGCAATTCAAGAGGGATGCATAATAATGATGGCTCAGGATACGATTTTTGGGCAGAGCAAGTTATAACTCTTGATTGTTTAAATCAGGAGTTATCGTCTAGTTTGGTTCGTATTCTAGATAATTGGTCACGTTTAATACCTACTCTAAAAAATAAAGCCCTGAACTCTTTCTTAAAGATTTATAATAGAAATGATATTTCTAGGAATGTTTTTGAAATAGTTGAAAAATCATTAACAATTAAATAA
- a CDS encoding Mth938-like domain-containing protein, protein MKLYSEDYTSNNVINSYKEGSIKINGILYTDNVLFSNNSKILKLDMINIQDTDGMMLLEIFKSFQNQEESQKHIEFILIGIGNKSVSRDHYINKNRSNINIGIEIMKTQSAVYTYNALLMQDKQVLIALIIRD, encoded by the coding sequence TTGAAGTTATATTCTGAAGATTACACATCAAATAATGTTATAAATTCTTATAAAGAAGGTTCTATAAAAATTAATGGTATTTTGTATACTGATAATGTTTTATTTAGCAATAATAGTAAAATACTAAAATTAGATATGATAAATATACAAGATACAGATGGCATGATGCTCCTTGAAATATTTAAATCCTTCCAAAATCAGGAAGAATCACAAAAACATATAGAATTTATATTGATAGGTATTGGCAATAAATCTGTTAGCAGAGATCATTATATAAATAAGAATAGATCTAATATTAATATAGGTATTGAGATAATGAAGACACAATCCGCTGTATATACTTATAATGCCCTGTTAATGCAAGACAAACAAGTTTTAATAGCGTTAATAATTAGAGATTAA
- a CDS encoding class 1 fructose-bisphosphatase yields MNNNLLLEFLSEKYTSLRNDAQLSNLIQNIAKSCQKISNLLDKGDLNNVLGKSENINIQGEVQAKLDIIANNIIINENNFIGSLAGLVSEEMDCFYKIPDNYKTGDYLLLFDPLDGSSNIDVNISVGTIFSILKVHRKIKNSKELISNDFLQPGINQIAAGYAIYGPQTSFVISLGNGVHSFILDKEEKRLVLTNESMKMPKDTNEFSINSSNSRYWDKFIYNYVQDCLRGSDGPLSKNYNMRWTGSMVADVHRIITRGGIFLYPWDSRNPNIPGKLRLMYEANPMSFIVEQAGGIASDGNKRILEILPNELHQRASVILGSSNEVNRLLDCYLNTY; encoded by the coding sequence TTGAATAATAATTTGTTGCTAGAATTCTTATCAGAAAAATACACATCATTAAGAAATGATGCTCAGTTGTCTAATTTGATACAAAATATAGCAAAATCCTGTCAAAAAATTAGTAATTTATTAGATAAAGGAGATTTGAATAATGTGCTCGGAAAATCTGAGAATATAAATATTCAAGGCGAAGTGCAGGCAAAATTAGACATCATAGCTAACAATATTATTATAAATGAAAATAATTTCATAGGAAGTCTTGCTGGTCTAGTCTCAGAAGAAATGGACTGTTTTTACAAGATACCAGATAACTATAAAACTGGTGATTATTTGTTACTATTTGATCCATTGGATGGCTCTTCAAATATAGATGTAAATATTTCTGTTGGAACAATATTTTCTATATTGAAAGTTCATAGGAAAATTAAGAATAGCAAAGAATTAATTAGCAATGATTTTCTACAACCAGGTATAAATCAAATAGCTGCAGGTTATGCTATATATGGTCCTCAAACTAGTTTTGTAATTTCTTTAGGTAATGGAGTACATAGTTTTATCCTAGATAAAGAAGAAAAAAGATTAGTTCTTACTAATGAATCCATGAAAATGCCAAAAGATACAAATGAGTTTTCTATAAACTCATCTAATTCAAGATATTGGGACAAATTTATATACAACTATGTGCAAGATTGTCTAAGAGGTTCTGATGGGCCTTTATCTAAAAACTATAATATGAGATGGACAGGATCAATGGTTGCTGATGTGCATAGAATTATAACTAGAGGGGGCATTTTTTTATACCCATGGGACTCTAGAAATCCTAACATCCCTGGTAAACTAAGGCTTATGTATGAAGCAAACCCTATGAGTTTTATAGTAGAACAAGCAGGAGGAATTGCCTCAGATGGAAACAAGAGGATTTTAGAAATCCTTCCAAATGAATTACATCAACGCGCTAGTGTAATACTGGGATCTAGTAACGAGGTTAATAGATTATTAGACTGCTACTTAAACACCTACTAA
- a CDS encoding homoserine dehydrogenase, producing the protein MNSVKVGLLGMGVVGSGTWSVLERNAKEISRRAGSNIEITKIASLNIEHAQSLVNGKAIITKDAYDIIKDPNIDIVIELIGGDGIALDLVMDAIANGKHIVTANKALLAKHGNKVFAKASENGVMVAFEAAVAGGIPIVKSIREGLTANRIEFVAGIINGTTNFILSKMRSSGLPFKDVLKQAQELGYAEADPTFDIEGVDAAHKLTLLASLAFGIPIQFEKAYIEGISDLSSEDIIHAERLGYRIKLLAITKHRADGIELRVHPALIPSGCLLSNVEGAMNAVLVKGDAVGTTLYYGQGAGGEPTASAVVADLVDITRLHTADPENRVPHLAFQPKSLCNIPILPIEMVSTSYYLRMRVKDRPGVLAEISKILSDLNISIGSMIQQCSNNENEADIIFITHASIEKNINISIKKIESLEFICSKVIRIRIEDIS; encoded by the coding sequence ATGAATTCTGTTAAAGTTGGCCTGCTTGGTATGGGTGTTGTGGGCAGCGGCACATGGAGTGTTTTGGAGCGAAATGCAAAAGAAATATCACGTCGTGCTGGTAGTAATATAGAAATAACTAAAATTGCTTCACTAAATATTGAACACGCTCAGTCTTTGGTGAATGGTAAAGCAATAATAACCAAAGATGCATATGATATAATAAAGGATCCAAATATAGATATAGTTATTGAATTGATTGGAGGAGATGGAATAGCTTTGGATTTGGTTATGGATGCTATTGCTAATGGTAAACATATTGTGACAGCCAATAAAGCTCTATTAGCCAAGCATGGAAATAAGGTTTTTGCGAAAGCATCAGAAAATGGAGTAATGGTTGCTTTTGAAGCAGCTGTAGCAGGAGGGATACCTATAGTTAAATCTATAAGAGAAGGTCTAACAGCTAATCGCATAGAATTTGTTGCAGGTATCATAAATGGCACAACAAATTTCATTTTATCAAAAATGAGGTCTAGTGGTTTGCCTTTTAAGGATGTTCTAAAACAAGCACAAGAACTAGGATATGCTGAAGCTGATCCAACATTTGATATTGAAGGTGTAGATGCAGCTCATAAATTAACATTACTGGCATCTCTAGCTTTTGGAATACCAATACAATTTGAAAAGGCATACATAGAGGGTATTTCTGATTTATCTTCAGAAGATATAATTCATGCAGAAAGACTAGGATACCGTATAAAATTATTAGCAATTACAAAACATAGAGCTGATGGTATAGAGCTAAGAGTTCATCCTGCACTTATTCCTTCTGGATGTTTGTTATCTAATGTAGAAGGAGCTATGAATGCAGTACTTGTAAAAGGTGATGCTGTTGGCACGACATTATACTATGGTCAAGGTGCAGGAGGAGAGCCTACTGCTTCTGCAGTAGTTGCTGATTTAGTTGATATTACAAGGTTGCATACAGCTGATCCTGAAAATAGAGTACCGCATCTAGCTTTTCAGCCTAAGTCATTATGCAATATACCTATATTGCCAATTGAGATGGTATCTACCTCTTATTATTTACGTATGAGAGTTAAGGATAGACCAGGAGTATTAGCAGAGATATCTAAAATATTATCAGATCTTAATATATCTATTGGATCGATGATACAACAATGCTCAAATAATGAAAATGAAGCTGATATTATATTCATAACACATGCTTCTATTGAAAAAAATATAAATATCTCTATAAAGAAAATAGAATCTTTGGAGTTTATCTGTTCCAAAGTTATTCGTATAAGGATAGAAGATATCAGTTAA